One window from the genome of Malus domestica chromosome 01, GDT2T_hap1 encodes:
- the LOC103421875 gene encoding lanC-like protein GCL1, with the protein MSFGVEFALPPEDHEDANKERLDLVDPAAKNLSLPSGTFLRAAVALKDQVVQDTWEGGRGSGTPTGMVFDPTVYTGLLGTAFTCLRSYEATGNRQDLLLCADIVDKCGAVAPASSRHVTFLCGRGGVYALGAVVASLMGDHERCGLYFNLFLEVAQEKALSVGPEEGGFGMSYDLLYGRAGILWAALFINKYLGQDKLPSDLLMPVVDAVLAGGRAGASHDLSCPLMYRWHGTRYLGAANGVAGILQVLLHFPLCNEDAEDVKATLRYMMANRFPHSGNYPSSEGNPRDKFVQWSHGAAGMAITLCKASQVFPGDREFRDAAIEAGEVVWKNGLLKKVGLADGVAGNAYAFLSLYRLTGESIYEERAKAFASFLYHSAGEFSIAGRTHGVEYVYSLFQGLAGTACLWFDLHVPENSRFPGYEL; encoded by the exons ATGTCGTTTGGAGTGGAGTTTGCGTTGCCTCCGGAGGACCACGAAGATGCCAACAAGGAACGGCTGGATTTGGTTGATCCAGCGGCTAAGAACTTGTCACTTCCGAGCGGGACTTTTCTCAGAGCGGCGGTGGCTCTCAAGGATCAG GTGGTGCAGGATACATGGGAAGGAGGACGTGGTTCGGGTACGCCTACGGGTATGGTTTTCGATCCGACAGTGTATACGGGTCTCCTTGGTACGGCTTTTACGTGCTTGAGGTCGTATGAGGCCACCGGCAACCGGCAGGACTTGCTGCTCTGCGCTGATATCGTCGACAAGTGCGGGGCCGTCGCACCTGCGTCCAGCAg GCACGTGACTTTTTTATGTGGTAGGGGAGGAGTCTACGCCCTAGGAGCTGTGGTGGCTAGTTTGATGGGGGACCATGAAAGATGTGGCCTCTATTTTAACCTGTTTCTTGAG GTGGCACAAGAGAAGGCCTTGTCTGTTGGGCCAGAGGAAGGTGGTTTTGGAATGTCGTACGATCTTCTCTACGGGAGAGCTGGGATTTTATGGGCAGCTTTGTTCATAAACAAGTATCTTGGACAGGACAAGTTGCCAAGTGATCTTCTAATGCCTGTTGTGGATGCTGTGTTAGCTGGTGGTAGGGCGGGCGCATCTCATGACCTGTCCTGCCCACTTATGTACAGATGGCACGGGACTAGGTACTTGGGGGCAGCCAATGGCGTGGCCGGAATTTTGCAAGTGCTGCTTCACTTCCCACTTTGTAATGAGGATGCAGAAGATGTGAAGGCAACTCTTAGATATATGATGGCTAATAGGTTTCCTCATAGTGGAAACTACCCCTCAAGTGAAGGAAACCCTAGAGACAAGTTTGTGCAGTGGTCTCATGGTGCAGCTGGCATGGCCATAACCTTGTGCAAGGCATCTCAG GTGTTTCCAGGTGATCGGGAATTTCGTGACGCTGCAATAGAAGCAGGAGAAGTTGTTTGGAAGAACGGTTTACTGAAGAAGGTAGGACTTGCTGACGGTGTGGCTGGGAATGCTTATGCCTTCCTTTCTCTGTATCGTCTGACTGGAGAGAGCATATACGAAGAGAGAGCAAAGGCATTTGCAAGCTTCTTGTATCATAGTGCTGGAGAGTTTTCGATTGCAGGACGCACTCATGGGGTTGAATATGTCTACTCTCTTTTTCAAGGTCTTGCTGGAACAGCTTGCCTCTGGTTTGATCTTCATGTGCCCGAAAATTCTAGGTTTCCGGGTTATGAACtgtaa